The genomic region ACAGGTAAATGGAAAAAACTTTATATTACCTTGTACCATATGAAATTGCTGTTTTTGTTGGTCACAATTaaaacactatttaaaaaaataagttttattcaaTCAAAATACACATCATGAGCATTAATAATTTTCTTCTAATAggatattaaatatttcatttttataaaattcatcATTTGCTATGTTGTATAAATTGTTCAAACCCTCCAATTACTATTTCTCAATTGGAGAATATGTAGTTTCTTAGAAAAAGCTCCAAACGATGAAAACTACACCAGTTCATTGGATACAGTTCTGGTGACTATGCTGGAAATGACAGAATCGAATAATTCAATTAACTTTGCGTTAGTGGCTTGTGACATGTGATGCCAGTGCTGTCATGTAAGTGTCGGTTCATGTTTACTAATCCAAGGGCATATAATCAAGATTTTCAAGCGTAATTTAAGTTTCTTGgcaatactgctgctgctgtcatTTCACCAAGCTTTAAATGGTTGTCACTATCCCTTCTGCAGATCACCACACAGTCTTCAAATTTGGTCACAACAGTAATGATGGTTCAAGTTTGGGAGCTTTACCAACAGCCAACCATTGTGTAAATTGCTATCAACTAGAATCCTTTTTTTGGGTCACAGATTTTGATCCACTCCAAAAACAGGTTTCTGTTGTTTCAAATCTTAATAAGTATACGTCCAACTGTCTCCATTCTTGATCTTCTCTCCAGAGAATACCTTTAAGTCTATTTTTACActctccccagccccagcagaaacttgtgtctcctgcagggcCTCAAATGGTTGTGAGTAAGCTCTCACCTTGACTCTTAATTGATCTTCACTTAAAATGGATTGTGAACTCCTGTGAGgctcatttttaaattcagaTCCCAAGAACAAGATTTCTCAAACCACCACTGAGTAGTTCTTCTGCCAGCAGAGCCCTGTAAGACCAAATTCATTTTTCTATGTCCCAGTTTGAAATGATATTAAGAAAAGTATTCACAATTCTTCTGAGAAtactgtattatttatttctctggaaaacaATAACAACTCAATAATCAAGGAAAACTGAAGAGTGAAGAGCATAATATTGTTATATTTCTAAATAGCACAACTAAAAACACCCTTTATGACAACTCGACTAACTGTAGTCAATTTTCAACTGATCTTATGTTAGCAATTTCACGTGGTACAATCCACAAGTTAATCAACATATACGTATTGAACATCTACTATATGCTAACATCTGTCTTGTATCTGTACAAGCAGACATCTTGGAAAGACTGACTTGATAATATGAAAGTCACTAATTTCAGGGACACCAGTAAGGGAGGAATCTGGTGTCATACTCTGCTGTTTGTTAGAAGATCCATAAAAATGTATGCTTTCATGTTTTAGCTACATATATTCTTTCTGAAAACACATTACATATGGATTCTCAAATATTCTTTGAACTAAATGTTTAATTTGATATTGCCAAAGTTCAGCACTGAAATAcacttgacccttgaacaatgtggaaGCTAGGGTGCCATTCTCTTCACTGTCAAAAAACTGCATACAACTTTACAGTCAGCCCCCCAAAACTGTGTTTCCCTATCCTAGGATTGAACCAACCAAGGATCATGTAGTACTACAGTATGCGTTTACTGAAAATCAGTGGACATATGCAGTTCAAatttgtgttgttcaagggtcaactgacATATTTTTCAATgattgtaacttttaaaaaagtaaaaacctgCCTACATTTGCTATACATTATCTTTGAAGCTTCAAGAGGCTTTTATGTTTAACAACTAAAATTTACTTGTATAGTACTTTCTAATGCACCCCCATATACATTATTCTTATTTACGATAGCAAACAAGACAATACAAAATACGCACTAGCAATGAAGTGGAgtattaataaaaactaaaaggtaAATAATCTTTTCatgtatgcatttaaaaaaattatgtaaaacatTAAAATCCCATGTCACAGACCCTCTGTAATACACAGAGGGTGGGAAAACACCGAAGTGAATGCCTGTTATTAGGCATCACCGCCCACTGCAGGGGGACCGAATGTTTCTCTAGTGCGCATTAACTGGACATCTTTGTCAGCCATACAGGTGTCACAGCCCCACACTGCGGACGCTTCTGCTGTTAGGAGGCCATAAGCTGTTTCGGTCATTCCAGTGCAGATCCGATGAAACCATTTCTGACAAGAGGCTTCACATAGGATGGCATCCTGATCATCATTCACTTCATTCGTACAAATTCCACAAGGATACACCGGGTCAGAAGAAGAATGCCCGTGACGACTGGGGTGGAGAGCAGACTTAGCGCTCTTCTCGGCGGTGCACGTGACATCCGTGGCACCTCGAGGCTGTCGTGGTTTACTCTGGGTCCCGTTTGCGTGGCTGCTGTTTGTAGCTTCGGCGCTACTCGAACGGCTGTTCTCTTGACTGACGACATTGTTTCGATTCacattttttaattcaatattaCTCTGATTCACTGTGTCATCCATGTTTAAGTGAGGTGGATGAGCAGaggagttttgatttgtgtttttggTAGCTCCTTGACTAAAGTCTTGCTTTGGGGGTGGTGCTTTTGCTTGACCAAAAGTGTTTGGGGGAGGAATAAAAGAATGATTAGATTCTAATGGAGAACTAAAATTGGAATTACTTCCAGGGACAAAGTTAGATGCCAAGTCAGGGTTAGATACTTGGCTAGCATTCTGCGGAGGAATCTGATTGAAGTTTTCAGCAGGATTTTGTCTAAAATGTTGATTAGGCATGTTAACATTCTGAGTCAGTGCATTATTGTAAGATGGATTTCCAAAACTTGAATTATCATGTGGCCCAAAGTTAAAAGCATGAGGTCGATTAAAACCCATGCCCAAAGGATTCTGAGGAAATGGGTGTGGCTGATTCCTGAGTGAGTAAGGACCACAGTATGGGGAAGACATTCTTGGAGGAACGTGAGGTGGCATTCTGAATGTGCTGTAGCCTCCAAAGCCAGGATAACCAGGGCCAAGATACGGATTTGATGAAGGTAGTGGTTTATAGGAAATAGTATTGTAGTTGTCATCAAATGGATTAGCAGCCACTAGATGGTCAGAGTTTGGATTCGGTGGCGGAGCATACTCAGACAGTGGAGGAAAAGAAGGCCCCTGAAATGAGAATGTAAAGTGAAATACATGTTTTTGATCAAAGAAGTCATAAATGTTAACATTTATGAGCCCAGTTTTAGTTAAATTTCTTTTGAACTGTTACGAAAATTTAATTCTTCACTTGACCTTTCAATTCcaaataatgtttatatttaattatatttgatGATAAAAATGTGTAGGTTTCTTTCATTTAGGAAAGGaaatatggcatttttttttttagctcaaatCAATTATTTCAAACTCTAGATGTATTCAGTCTTCAAAAGAAGCTTCATTactataattttcatttaatatgcCAGCCTACAACTAtaatctttcatttaaaattctaaCTAAAAAGACCTTTACACCTCCAAATGgctataaaattaaataacagtAAATAGGACCTAAATTTTTTTCCCTGGATGAACTTCAGGGAGTAGCTACTGAAGTAGTCCCAAAGCACTACGTTCTAGACCTCAGACTAGAAAAATAAACTGCCAGCTTTAGTCACACTGCAAGTTTAACAGTGTAGCCAAAATGGAGAAAAGTAATGTGTACACACTTCATACTCACTTGCAGTCTTTGTAACAAAAAGACTTGCAGTCTTTGTAACAAAAAGAGTGCTTCAAATTTATAGAGGATAAAACCAAGACagtatttataaatgtttattacgACCAAAGATTATAGACAAAAGATGCTTTTTGCTTCATGTTATGTACATACATACTGATTTATCATAATAGTTGAACATTACTCCAGGTTAAACTTGTgtccatatattttaaaatcttttcataaaACTACAGGCATCTATTCCTTTGAAGTTAGATTTAAGAAtaagcattttaatttatttgcctACATTTCCTTCTTGGAGTATTCACTCTAGGCCTAGAGTCCAATAATAGCCATGAGTTGCAgagtaaaaactaaataaataaataaaaatacaatcacAGCAGAATTTACTACTAGGTTCAGAATGAGGATAGTAAACGAAATCCATGACCAAAGTTAAATTTACCTCATAGTGTGATCTTATCAGTGAAGAAAAACTGTTAACAAAGAAAATGCCAATTTACCTGAGTATTTGTCTTGCGTTTTTTCTTATCTGGGCTTCCTAGTTGCACACCTGGTCCTCCTAACCCATCCAGTCCACTATCACCacctaaaaataagtaaatacattcaAATAATATTTCTATTCATAAGTGAAATTTTATATCTTTCATACCAttatcagttccgttcagtcactcagtcatgtccgactctttgtgaccccatgaatcgcagcatgccaggcctccctgtccatcaccaactcctggagattactcaaactcacgtccatcgagtcggtgatgccatccagccatctcatcctctgtcgtccccttctcctcctgcccccaatccctcccagcatcagggtcttctccaatgagtcaactcttcacatgaggtggccaaagtattggagcttcagcttcagcatcagtccttccaatgaacaccctggactgatctcctttaggatggactggttggatctccttgcagtccaaggggctctcaagagtcttctccaacaccacagttcaaaagcatcaattttttggcgctcagctttcttcacagataCCATTATAGCTACCtgttaatatattttctatttttattagatAAAAGTAGTATTAAGCTTTTATTATCTTTGTTCTTCAAAAAGTCTTCCTCATAATCTCAGCCAGAGTCATTAACTTCTACTCCCACagcattggtttttttttttctttttttctctgaaaaagtAAGTCTCTATACTACCCTCAAACCTTCAGTCATCTGGTTTCCTATTCCTGAAGCAAACACTGTTGCTAGTTTCTCTCCATCTTTCCAAAGATAATCTAGATTAATTCTAGTGTATCTCTAGGGAGTACAAAAACAATGGCATGTTTAGTATGGAACAATGGTGTGAACCTTGTTCTTACTCGGAGATCATTCTGTGCCAATACATATAGAACTGCTCCATTCTCTAACAGCTGAGTAGTATTGCACGGTATGATTATACCGTAATTCATTAAACTGGTCTTCTCCCTATTGACAGAATTCAATTGTTTCCAAACCTTTGCTGTTCTGCAATGAAAATCCATGTACAACTGTCTTTACACTCATGTACAAGTCACTCCTAGAACTAGAATTATGGCATCAAAGCTATATGCCTTTTAATTCTGAAAGGTATTGTCAAAATACAACAATGAATGTGGGCATGATTTTCTCAATATgatcaaataaaagcaaaagcttGACTATGTTAAAAAGTAAGTTTATCAATGGaacttttttccattaaaaaagcaCATTTTTTATTATAGAGAATTCTGAACATATACAAAAGCAGACAGAATAAAATTATGTGCACATATATGTAGccatataatacatatttataatagatTAATAAATTCAATGGGTTGACAGAAGATTATAGGAAACTTGCCCATACATGTGGATTCTAAGAAAGAGATAAACTGAGACCTAAAAGATGACAAGAAATCTCTCATGTGAAGAGCAGAACAATAAGCCTGTAGGCAGAGAGAATAAATAAGAAAGGAATGTGTCTGAGATATTTAAAAGAGGCCAGTGTGTTACAGGACTCTGGAGAGTGCCTTCAGAAGAGGCTGAAGAGACAGGCAGGGACCAGATCATTTTAAAGTGTTATGGACTGATTGCTgtatccgccccccccccccccccccaattcctacactgaagccctaaccctaaTTTGAGAGTATACGGAGATGAGGggtttgggaggtaattagggtcATACTAGGTCACAAGGGTGGGTCCCTTATAATGGGATTAGTGgccttagaagaagaaaaagtgattgtcctttctctctctctccccttcccttccttcatCCCTCATgtatatgctgggaaagaccatgTGAGAACACAACAAGAAGATGGGCATATacctgcaagccaggaagaaagCTCTGACCGGGAACTGACAAACTGGCTGGCACCTTAATCTTGAACTTCCTAGCaccagactgtgagaaaataaatttctgttgtttaagccaactAGTCTATGGCgtcttgttatggcagcccaagctgacTGAGATATAGAGCCTTGTAGTTTATGATAAGGAATCAGGATTATATTTGGAGAACAGTGAATGATCATTTAAGAATTTCAAACAGGAAAGTAACacgatttgtgtttttaaaagattacatTAGCATCTGTGCTGAGAATAAATTGGTGATGAGAATGGGGTCAGAGCACCGAGACCTGTAAATATATCTTTACAACAGTAGTTCAGGGAAAGAAATGATACATGGCAATAAAGAGAAATTAGCATGCTGGTAATAGTACCACACATAACAAAACACAAAGCAGATTTCTGTAAGGGCTATTTAGGACAAGTTTAAATACTGTGGAGgtaaaaactatgacaaacaataacaaaattttagcaaggaTTCTGAatgttaaattaatatttaaacacCAAAAGCTTTCATATATAAAAACCACaattaattaaaagataaagtagaagaaaagttttcattttcaggaacaaaactgaactaaaataactagcaataaatttaagaaatgcaCAAGACCAGTATGacgaaaaactttttaaaagcccTACTGAGGGACAAAGAGGAAGTCTTCTAACAAGTGGAAAGGTACTCCCTGTTCTGGTTAGCCATCTAGAACAAAATAACACTGTTTCTCTTTAGAGCACACATTATCCCAGATAGCCTGGTTGTGCCCTCCTCAGAGACGTCAGCACTGAGTCACTAGTCCCATCCTCTAACCCCACCGGCATTTATACCAGCCTAAGCAGCACCCCCTTCTCAGAGACCGGAGTTTAAACTCCACAGGGTCCCTCTTGTGAGTGGACATATTTTTATAACTCCACGTCTTTCCTATGTCCTACAGTCATGAGGACATGGGGAGCTTCTTCCCACAGTTGTTACCTCTGTAAAATCTTTAGTATTCCATGTTGCCAGTTTAACATCTGTTAGCAATACTTTATATCAAATTCTTTACGTTAAAAATAATTGGTATGGTTTCTGCCTCCTGACTAGACCCTGACTCATACATAGATCAAACCCTACCAGCCAGAAACTATCATTACTCCTAAGTTAACATCAGTCCAGACTTTTAGCTTactatctacctacctacttTCACTCCTGTGTATAAACAGTGACAGTACTATCTTtacaaaaatgattatttttaaataacagcatTAAATGTTAACTTATTCAAATTtaataaggaaaaacaaacaagttaAAATGATGAATATGCTAAATGTTTCTTCATCAAAAGAGAATTCTCTAAGGCTAAAACatcaataaaaacattaaataaaaaacattaaaaacatgatttttcttttttctttaaataatgttGACACTTCCTCCATTAAAAGTTGAGGACTGTATAAATTTTACTCTTTCCTTTTTATACTGTAGGTTGTGGTTTCTTCATCTTCTGCATgctgtttttcttattcttttctataTGTGTTAGTTCATTAGTTTGTTATACTATGTCTGAGTAAttatcatgcttttatttttaccttgTAACTTTGCCCAGACCTTTTAAGCTCTGATTTAATGTGTGACTTTGACTCCCTTTTATTCGTATCTAAGGCTGTTTGCCTGGCTTAGGTGGTTTTCTTGGCTTAGGTGGTATGTATCTAATCATATGATGTTTTTCctttacattattttaatgttAAACCTAGCCCGACATTCCTAGAAGAAACCCAATATGAATGTTACGTTTATTAGACTGGCTATTCTCTTTAAAATGTTTGCCTATCTTAGTAAGGTTATTAACCTATCGTGTTTCCTTGAAACATCCAGACTCTTTAATTTTGAGGTTTTGTTAAATGCATATCTACCTATTTGTAGGGTGAAGTAACCCACTCACATTAGAGTATTCCCTTGTGTTGTCTTATTCACCTTGTATCCCTGAAGACTTCTTTTCTCTCAGACAGAGtcctttaaaaacaacaacaaacctgttTTACTTGTTTTTATCCTCACTCAAAAAAGTGAGACAATAACAACACtcatttaatttacttttctccAGACTTGGGGTTACCAGTGAGAATTCTCAAAATTTTGTAAGTCACCAACagctcccaagaagaaggggttgTTTTAGAAGCCTAAAACAGCCATCCAGATTTCAGCCTGTTCCAGATGTACGTTACTGGGCTGTGCCACTTCCCTTGTTCGTTGCTGACATTTTTTGccgttttttttttaacttttggttcatttcacttgaaATTTAAGACTCTGTAGTTTTGTTCTAGCATCTTATCTTAAACGTTTCTATCTAACTATATGTTCCTTCACTTAATCTTCATAACAAACCCATGAGGAAAatcatcctcattttaaaaaagaaaaaaagagaaatgaaattgtAAAGGTATGGGCCATACCTCTGGTGAAAAGCAGCTCTGAAATCTGAAACtgggatttgttttcttttgcttttaggtGTGCAATTcaatgggtttttgttttgttttgtttttagcataTTCACCACCACCAAGCAGTGTAACTATCACCACTATTTAATTCCAGAACACTATCATCATCCCGAGAAGAAACCACGTACCTGTTAGCCATACAATATGTGGCTctgtgtttggcttctttcacttagcataatattttcaaggttcagccATGTTATATTATGTATTACtactgcattcttttttatggttgaacaaCATTCCACATTATTTTTATCCAGTCATCAGTTGGtgaacatctgggttgtttctgaAACTATGAATAATGTATTTATgtacacatttttttaatgaatgtgtattttcaattctcttgggtataCACCTAGGAGTGGAGTTGCTGAGTCATGATATCTCtacatttaacattttgaggacaCACTAAACTATTTTCtacagtggctgcatcattttaccACCTCTAAAGCCTGAGGGTTCTAATTTCTTCATATCCCCcccaagatttatttttttttattttaatagtgactttagtgagtgtgaagtggtatctcctcgtgcttttaatttgcatttccaaaaTTACTAATGATGTTGACTAccctttcatgtatttattgatcttctttgcagaaatgcttattcaaattctttgcctattttttcaCTTAGATTGTCTTTTCTGTTATGTTTTAAGAATTCCTTACATCTATATTATGGATACTAGAATCTTATCAGATGTAAAAcacttaagtttttaattttggtgaaatccaacttatttatttttgctttgttgctTAAGTAAAACTAAGTTTATTTAATTTCTGAGATGTAAGTTTGCCTTCCAGAAATCTTATATGTATAATGTCTTCTTTAATGGCCCACAAAAGGCAAAAGTGGAAGCCTCTGGCTCAAACTAAAGAACTCCTATCttagtataatctataaaaaatattgaatcactatgttgtacacctgaaactaatataatattgaaatcaactatgcttcaatttaaaaaaaactacaaactaagaaagataaacacattcactgaaataaaatacagttgtgcccattaaaaaattttaaataaaaaaataatacagggaATCTTTCAATTCTAATTTGACATGGTAATCCCACTTGAGTAGATGGTAAGTAAAGAACTAAGACAGATCCAGTTCACTCCTTAAGGTCATTTATTCAAAATCAGATGGTTCAAGAATGACTAAACCTCTTCTCAATATATAACTTTCCGTAACCTATATAAAATGAACTAATGAGTTCATATTAACAATTGGCATGCAGCTTTCCATAACAGTATACACTAACATACTGAACAGAGAAATGTGTTGTTCTTGAATCTGAATACCTAGATTCTGTGGAAAAGAATTAGCAATGGGCCTGAGGTCAAATAATAAAGTGACTATATAAAGAAACAAAGGGGCCAAACATCAAAGCCCTGTCTTTCCTAACATTTGCTATGGGTACTTCATTACAACAAAAGTGTAAATAGAAAAAGGTAAcacttaataataaaaattcattaatacacccaaaaaagatgtccttttcattaaaggggactggaatgcaaaagtaggaagtcaagaaacacctggagtaacaggcaagattggccttggagtacagaatgaagcagggcaaaagctaataacagttttgccaagagaaagtactggtcatagcaaacaccctcttccaacagcacaagagaagactctacacatggacatcac from Dama dama isolate Ldn47 chromosome 12, ASM3311817v1, whole genome shotgun sequence harbors:
- the PYGO1 gene encoding pygopus homolog 1 isoform X1; translated protein: MPAPHEKEKLYSFKTLSSVGLWIRSKSPQISFYTRSVGCLLLRTRVRNFPAALLRNIRGNVCQTKDTACGDSGLDGLGGPGVQLGSPDKKKRKTNTQGPSFPPLSEYAPPPNPNSDHLVAANPFDDNYNTISYKPLPSSNPYLGPGYPGFGGYSTFRMPPHVPPRMSSPYCGPYSLRNQPHPFPQNPLGMGFNRPHAFNFGPHDNSSFGNPSYNNALTQNVNMPNQHFRQNPAENFNQIPPQNASQVSNPDLASNFVPGSNSNFSSPLESNHSFIPPPNTFGQAKAPPPKQDFSQGATKNTNQNSSAHPPHLNMDDTVNQSNIELKNVNRNNVVSQENSRSSSAEATNSSHANGTQSKPRQPRGATDVTCTAEKSAKSALHPSRHGHSSSDPVYPCGICTNEVNDDQDAILCEASCQKWFHRICTGMTETAYGLLTAEASAVWGCDTCMADKDVQLMRTRETFGPPAVGGDA
- the PYGO1 gene encoding pygopus homolog 1 isoform X2; its protein translation is MSAEQEKDPISLKRVRGGDSGLDGLGGPGVQLGSPDKKKRKTNTQGPSFPPLSEYAPPPNPNSDHLVAANPFDDNYNTISYKPLPSSNPYLGPGYPGFGGYSTFRMPPHVPPRMSSPYCGPYSLRNQPHPFPQNPLGMGFNRPHAFNFGPHDNSSFGNPSYNNALTQNVNMPNQHFRQNPAENFNQIPPQNASQVSNPDLASNFVPGSNSNFSSPLESNHSFIPPPNTFGQAKAPPPKQDFSQGATKNTNQNSSAHPPHLNMDDTVNQSNIELKNVNRNNVVSQENSRSSSAEATNSSHANGTQSKPRQPRGATDVTCTAEKSAKSALHPSRHGHSSSDPVYPCGICTNEVNDDQDAILCEASCQKWFHRICTGMTETAYGLLTAEASAVWGCDTCMADKDVQLMRTRETFGPPAVGGDA